DNA sequence from the Tenacibaculum mesophilum genome:
CTACAGAAGAACTTGTCATTACTTTAATTCCCGCTTTTTTGAAAGAACGCTCCATTTGTTTAGAAACATCTTTATCTTCAACAGGAACAATTGTTGGCATAAATTCAACAACAGTTACATCAGTTCCCATTGAGTTATAGAAGTGAGCAAACTCAACTCCAATAGCACCTGAACCTACAACAATCATCGATTTAGGTTGCGTTGGTAAGCTCATAGCTTCACGGTAACCAATTACTTTTTTACCGTCTTGAGGTAAACTTGGTAACTCACGAGAACGAGCTCCAGTAGCAATGATAATATGATCTGCCGAATACTCAGTTACTTTACCATCTTTATCAGTAACATCTACTTTTTTTCCAGGTTTAACCTTTCCAAAACCGTCGATGATATCAATTTTGTTTTTCTTCATTAAGAACTGAACACCTTTGCTCATTCCTTCAGCAACACCACGACTACGTTTAATAACAGCTTCGAAATCTTTATCGATAGCTTCTGCTTTTAAACCATACTCATCAACATGTTTTAAATAATCATATACTTGTGCAGATTTTAATAATGCTTTGGTAGGAATACATCCCCAGTTTAAGCAAATTCCACCTAAGTTTTCCTTTTCAACTACAGCGGTTTTAAACCCTAATTGAGATGCTCTAATTGCAGTTACATAACCTCCAGGACCACTTCCAATTATTAGTACGTCGTATTTCATGTTGTTTACTTTTTACTTGTTGTTTGTTAATTTATTACATTCTTTCAGGAACTTGAATTCCTAATAATTTGAATGCAGATTTTATAGTGTCAGCTACTTTTTTAGATAACTGAACTCTAAATACTTTTTTATCTTGATTTTCTTCTCCTAAAATGGATACATTTTGATAGAATGAGTTGA
Encoded proteins:
- the lpdA gene encoding dihydrolipoyl dehydrogenase, whose protein sequence is MKYDVLIIGSGPGGYVTAIRASQLGFKTAVVEKENLGGICLNWGCIPTKALLKSAQVYDYLKHVDEYGLKAEAIDKDFEAVIKRSRGVAEGMSKGVQFLMKKNKIDIIDGFGKVKPGKKVDVTDKDGKVTEYSADHIIIATGARSRELPSLPQDGKKVIGYREAMSLPTQPKSMIVVGSGAIGVEFAHFYNSMGTDVTVVEFMPTIVPVEDKDVSKQMERSFKKAGIKVMTSSSVESVDTSGDGVKATVKTKKGEEVLEADIILSAVGIKTNIENIGLEDVGIITDRDKILVNDWYQTNIPGYYAIGDVTPGPALAHVASAEGITCVEKIAGLHTEAIDYGNIPGCTYATPEIASVGLTEEQAKEKGYELKIGKFPFSASGKAKAAGTPDGFVKVIFDAKYGEWLGCHMIGAGVTDMIAEAVLGRKLETTGHEVLKAIHPHPTMSEAVMEAVADAYDEVIHL